The genomic DNA AGAATCGATCGGCAAATCTCCCAGCGAACGTCCCAGCATATCCGCGACTATGACAAACTTGATATCCTCCAGAGGCACGGGAGGATGAGCGGTCCACCAACGGGAACCGAACAGCAAATGCTCTTCGAGATCGAAACTGACAAACAACACCGAGCGATCCAGTTTGATATCAGATCGTATCAGCGACTTGGCCACTTCAACGACCATCGCCACTCCGGAAGCATTATCGTCGGCCCCATAATAAATGCCCGATTTCCGGGAGCCGAGATGATCGTGATGGGCGGCGACGATCAAATATTCATTGGGGAATTGGGCTCCTGCTGGAGTCCAGCGAGCCGTCACATTCCAGCCAGCAGTTGTCGAATTTCCAGCTTCATCGACAGGACCAGGAATTACCTGCAAAAATGACTCTTCTGCAAAGACCGGTTGTAGCTTCAGTTTCTCAAACTGATCAGTCACATACTCGGCTGCCATCAAAGCTGATGCCCCGCTACGGCCTGCAAATTCGTCACTGGCAAGTGTTTCAATATGACGCCGTACACAAGCAACAGGCACCGGAACAGGAGTTTCTTCCCCTGCTTGCGCAAAAACTTGCTCCGTTACACACAGAGTGATCAGCACGAGAACTCGAAACGAGTATAGAATATTTTGTTTCATGCAAATCATTCTCTGCAGTGAATCGGGACATGCCTCATACCAATTCGAATTAGCCACCGATAACGATGGGCGTGGGAGTAAATCCAATAAAGATGAATGGTAGCGTAATGCAACCGAGGACGACGCGGAACCAGCCGAGTGGGGCTCGGTCGTTGGAAGTGGGAGGATGATAAGGCCCCATCATGATGATCAGGAAGAGCATCAGCATAAACGTAAGATTACCCGTGATGAACATATAGGCAAGTGCGCCGGCGATGAGTGCTCCGGCTACGTAGTGGGCTTTTCGACCGAGCAGTGTATACAGAATATGGCCTCCATCGAGTTGACCGATGGGAATGAGATTGAGAGCGGTGATAAAGATTCCAACCCACCCGGCATCGAGAATGGCACTTTCGAGGACCATTCCTGCAGGCCAGTCACCGCGGACACCCCAGACGATCCACTTCATCAGCGGAGGAGCGATGAATTGGAATTCATCTGAGCGGATCTGATCAACAGGAACCGCCTGCGCGGTCGCGGCACCATATATACAGACGGGGATTGCCAGGACGAGACCGGCTAATGGGCCGGCGATGGCGATATCGAAGAGAGCTTTACGATCTTCACGGCCTCCCTGCTTAACGATGACTGCACCAAATGTTCCCAGAGGAGAATAGGGCATCGGGATAAAAAACGGTGGCGTAGCCGGGACACGGTAAATGAGAGAGGCGATGTAGTGGCCCATCTCGTGAGCGAGAAGAATGGCCATGACGGGGATCATGTAGCCGAAGCCATCGGAGTAGCGGCTATCACCCACAGACCAGGTTGTGTAACAGGTGACCAGGAAAAGTCCCAGCGACCAGAGATATTGTTTGCGTGTCGGACCAGAATTGCGGAACTGGGGTCGCTGAGTGGGCGGAGATGTGCCGCCTCCTGAAACTTTGACGGTTCTGCCATCGGGGAAGATGAGAATTTCCTCAACCTGTGTCCGGGATTGTGGGTCGGGTTGTTCGGGCATGGCGGAAGACAATCTGGCGGTCAGTATTAGAGTTTGTGAACTTTTAACCTAATTATCCCGTCTCTGGAGCGCAAATCAATCATACAGGTGTCGACTGCGGGCATCCTTTCTTCTGCAGGAGTGAAGAATGAAGCCAAAGTGTTCGATTTTGCGACACATTTAAGAGTGATCGCACAATTATCCGACATCTTCTGAGCAATTTTGGGGAAGAAATCGGCGGTGGGTGCGTTACTTGTGTATTCAACTGACCAGGGACTTATATGGTCGATGACTGCCAATTGCTCCCATGCCTGAGGATACCTCCCGTGTCTGCTCAACTTCATATTTCAGACTGTGCCCAACAGGTTCGATTGCTTAAGCAATTGCGCCGATTCGAGCTTCTAGACGAGAATCGAATTCGTGAACTGGAGAAAGAGTTGTTGTTCAATGATGTTCCTCAGACCGTTTGCTTGAAACAGCTGGTGGGATCACGAGAGTTAACTTCGTATCAGATAAATAAGTTGCTTCAAGAGGAAGCCGACCAGTTAGTGCTGGGTAACTATCTGCTGAAGAAGCCGTTAGGGGCAGGGGGGATGGGTGAGGTCTATCTTGCCGAACATCGTAGGATGCAGCGCGAGGTGGCATTAAAAGTCCTGGCGCCGAAGTTTGTGCAGGATGAGGAAATGCGGCTGCGGTTTCAACGAGAGATTCAGGCCATCGGCCGGTTGTCTCATCCGAATATTGTGACGGCTTTTGATGCAGATGAATCGGACGGGTCCTACTTTCTTGTAATGGAATATGTGGCGGGAGCAGATCTGGCGGCTCTGGTTCAGAAGAACGGAGCGATGTCGGTTTCGCAGGTGATGAACTGTATTCTCCATGCCGCTCATGGACTGGACTATGCCCATCGAGAAGGTGTGATTCATCGGGATATCAAGCCTCAGAATCTCCTGCTGACTCGAGCGGGTCAACTGAAGATTCTGGACCTTGGACTGGCCCGACTGGATCAGAAATCGATGCCGCAAGAAAGTTTAACTGAAACCGGCAGCATGATGGGAACGGTCGACTTTATGGCTCCCGAACAGGCAATGAACGCTCACATGGCTGATGCCCGTAGTGATATTTATTCCCTCGGCTGCACCCTGTTTTATCTACTCACCGGCACGACAATGTATTCCGAAACAACACTGGTGGAAAAACTGTTTGCCCATCGAGATCAGCCGATCCCTGATCTGCCAATGGAAACGGGACATCCACTGAATGCAATTTACCAGAAGATGGTGGCGAAGAATCCTGAGGATCGATTTCAATCCATGCACGAGGTGGTTGAAAAAATCGAACTGTTGATAAAGAATCAGCAGAATTCGGAAACCGTTTTGTTTCCAGGAGTCTTTCAGGATTCCGATTTTGAGCCGATCGATCGCTCAAATAACCGTCGACAGAATTTGAAATCGACTCGTGTGGATCATGCGGCGAAGGAGACGGTTAAAGGAAAGGCTTCAATGGAATCGACCGTGCTGATCCCGATGTTGCTGACCTATGACATGTCTTCCAGGAATCCGTTGGGAGAAAATGCGGACCTTGACTCCAATTCAAAATTGAGTTGGCTGAAGGCTGGGTTAATTGGTCTGGTGATGTTACTGGTCTATGCCGGAATGACTGGACGATTCTTCGCGGGCAGAGAGGGTAGTCCGAAAGAGTTGCCAGCGGTGATGGGCCATGTGGAAACTGACAGGGCGTCCTCAGCAGATCGCGAAGCAATAGGCAATGGCGCCTCTGCGGATTTCAACAGCAGACGTCTTGGTTGTTTTAATTCTGGAAAGTAATGCGGCACGCAATCAATTTACACTTTGCGGATTTGTGCCGGTTTCGAATGTCTGCCTCACGTGCAATTTTCTGGATAACCTGAGAGAATACCCCGAACTTCAGACTATGATTCTTTCCGCAATTTCAGGAAAACGCTCGTTCCTTATGGCTATCGATCCTACGACTCAAACTCGACAACTCACGACGTATTTACTACCCGATTTAATCCCTGCCAATCAAAAAATGGAAGGTAGCGCAGTCGTGATTGATATTCTGCGTGCATCGAGCACCATCTGCATGGCACTGGAGTCAGGAGCATCTGCAGTGATTCCCTGCGAGCATATTGAGACGGCTCAACTGACACGAAAAGACTTTGATGATGAAACGGTACTGATGGGAGGCGAACGGCAGGGGGTTAAGATTGAAGGATTTGATCTGGGAAATTCTCCGCGAGACTACACGAAGGACGTTGTCGGGAATCGGACTTTGATTTTCAGCACAACGAATGGCACGCGCGCTTTGCATCGATGTCAGACGGCTGAGAGAGTCGCGATTGGATGTTTTCTGAATCGATCCCCCATCGTGAACTGGTTACAGCAGGATGCAGGGCCGATACATATGGTTTGTGCGGGAACCGATGGAAAGATCACACTGGAAGACTGTCTGTTCGCTGGAGCAGTCGCAGAGGGGTTGATTTCACGCGGCGAGCAGCTCGACATGAACGATGCGACTCGCCTCTGTTTGAACCTGTATCACATGTCGATTCAGCATAGCGAGGGAATTCTTCTGAGACTGCTGGAATCTCAGGGAGGACAAAATCTCCAACATCTTTCGATGCAGGAAGACGTCGCTTTCTGTGCTCAGGTGGATGTCCTGGAAAATGTGCCGGTATGGGACAGTGGATTGAATCGGATTAACAACGATTAATTCGACAAGTCCTGACAGCATGATCTCATTCGTTCAAAGAGATCTCTATGAAATGATCCCGTGCAGTGGGCCCCTTTTTGCTGCCAGAGCATCGACACTGCGGGTCACTTCCGGGTCTTCAATCAAAGGTGGGGCATGGTGCGGTTTGACGCGGGCATCGATAATTAATGCTCCCTCACAACCCCAGTGCTTTTGATCGGTGAAGGCTCCAATTCCAAAAATATCGGCGGCAGGGTTGCTGCGGGTAAATGTCGTCCACAGGAAATTGTTGAGCGTCGCGGCAGCGAACTCTGCATCATCGACAACAATCACCAGACGGAATTTATTGACGGGGTGAGTAACTGGTAAATCGAGTAAAGGCTGTATTCCTCGTGATTCCTGATCGCTTTGATAGTCCAGTCCAGAAACCGCGAGGACTCCCGGCATGACCAGCTGAGCCGATAGAATCTCGTGTGGCAAATTCAAAGCACCCGTTAATTCCGCTTGCAACTCGAATTTTGGTGCGCCTGCAGCAGCGATGACTAATTTCGAGCCTTCGTTGAACCCAGAGCCGGAATAGTCGAGTGTGTCAATCGTGGTTCGTGTCTGAAAATGCAGATCTCGGGTCCAGTCGGCTCGTTGTAAAACGTGCTGCAGAAACTTGGAAATATCGTGACAGTTCAAAGACGGATCATCTTCATGAGCCGCAATGATGAGATACTTCGCGAGCGAAAGTTGACCTTGTCCGAGAATCGCATTGGCACAGGTGAGTAGTTCCTGGGGTCGACGTTCTTTTGCATAAGGGACATATCGTTCGCTACCGATTGCGAGTAACAAAGGATGCACGCCCGCAGCATCGACAGCATGGATTTCATGGACGCCAGCGATGACCGTCGGGATGATCGGTCCGGTGATTTCATGAATGATCTCCCCGAAAGCCGTGTCTTCCTGAGGGGGGCGTCCAACCACCGTAAAAGGCCAGATTGCACCGGGACGATGGTAAACGGCTTCAACATTCAATACCGGAAACTCGTGCTGGAGACTGTAATACCCGAGGTGATCGCCAAAGGGGCCTTCGGGCAACTGGCGTTCCGGGTCGATAGTGCCGACGATACAAAAGTCGGCTTCAGCATAAATGCCGGCTCGATTCGGTGAAGTAATCATTGGAATCCGATGACCGGCAAGCGCTCCTCCAAACATCAGTTCCGACATCCCTTCCGGCAGCGGCATGACGGCAGCGAGTGTCATCGCAGGGTGCCCGCCGACGAAAATATTGACACGAAACGGTTTCCCCTCAGCCAAAGCATGAGAGTGGTGCACGCCGATACTGCGATGGATCTGGTAGTGCAGTCCGATTTGCCGATTCGGTTCGTATTCATTCCCCGAAAGCTGTACGCGATACATTCCCAGGTTCGATCCCATCAAACCCGGTTTCGCAACATCCTCAGAATAGACCTGCGGCAGAGTCACAAACGCTCCTCCATCCTTCGGCCAGGAAACCAGTTGAGGCAGATCTTCGATTTGGATTTGATGCTTCAGGATTGGGCCGCGACGGACTTTCCTGGGCAGCATCCTGATGGCAGTTGGTAACGCTTTGAGAGATTTGAGAGGAGCCTTGAAGCCTGCATTCGGATCAATTTTTAATGCAACGAGTTGACGAACGTTTTCGAGTGTATGCCGGAACAAATAGCGAGTCCGGTCCATCGTGCCGAACAGATTGCCCACCATGGGAAAACGACAGCCAGTCACATTTTTGAAGAGCAGTGCAGGGCCTTGTGCCTGATAGACACGACGTTGAATTTCTGCCATCTGCAAATGGGGATCGATCGGCACATCGATTTCAAGCAGGTGCTGCCCGCGTTTTAAATCGTTCAGACAGGCAGCAAGAGATCTATTGGCCATGATGGAACGTTCTATAGGTCAGGCTGTGCCTGACGAAATTGACTGAAATCCTTTATTACATCAACAGATTCTAGCCAAAACGTACTGAAGTTCGAGGCATAAAAAAAGCGGCACTTACTAGAAGTGCCGCTTTTAATTTGTACAAGGTGTTCAAGTGAAACTCGCTGGCTTAAAAGAATCCGCCACCAGCTCCACCGCCACCGCCGAATCCGCCATTTGCACCGCTGCCTAATCCGTTGTTGCTGAAGTTATTGTTGTTTCCGCCTCCGCCAATGTGCTGATACCAGTCGCGTTCTGATTCGATCGAGTTGTAACCAGGACCGTAAGGTGTCGAGACGATTGTCCGTTGTTGACCATCGGGATTGCCGAGGTCTGTCAGGATTTGAGCGACCAGATCGCGACGGTAAGCATCGAGTTCTGGATTTGAATTATTCTCAGATCGTTCGACCAGGACCGGAAACGGGGCCGATCGCATACGAGCGGAAATTTCGAGAATCTTGTCTTTACCATCTGGTGTCAACTCGGCAGTTTCCAGAACGAAGTCCCGATCATACAAAATGAAATCGACAGCTTCGGCATTGGTTTCCATTGCCTGATAGTGAGACCGTACTACGACGCCCAATGGAAGTACTTCAGGAATGGCATGGCTGCGGAATCGGCTCCAGAAGCGGGCGCTTGCTGTCGACCAGGAATAACCCCAGCCTCCACTTCCGGCCCCCCAGGAGGAACCACCATCGTCACAGACTTCACAGGTTTCACAGGTTTCGCAACCGGTTTGACAGACGTCACAACTTGCCACTTCGCAAGTATCACATGACGAACCGCCACGCCAACCGGCACAGCCAGTCATGAGACTGGTTCCCAGTACCATGACGGTCGAAAACATTGTCCAGGATGAACGGGTCATATTCCCCCCCGAGAATAACTGAAGCGACGATTATTGCGTCGTTTTAAATTCTATTACAAATATACCGGTTTCAATTTGCTTAAAACCGCTTTCTCATTGAACGATATCGTCGTTCCGTCAAACACTAATTACCGTTTCACAGGGAAATATTCATCAGTTCCCCAAATTCGACACATCTAATCCAACCAGTTTAACGCTGCTGGTACTGTGGAGTTTGAATGTAACGGGTATTGGAAACGGGAGCCGCGTATTGCTGATTGAACATTTGTGTGTTGTAGTTCGGAGTTCCAGCCGGATTCATCATTGCTGCCGTAGGATTTCCACCGCGATAAGACTGAGCCCCCGCGTCAGGAACCGGCATCATTGGATTTGGCGACTGCAACATTTGAGAATTGTTCTGGTATCCTTGAATGGGATGACTTGGATAATTCTGAGTCGGCGGAGCCATCCTCGGCTGCGGATTCATCATCCCCTGGTTTCCCTGAGGCTGATACATTTGCTGCTGATACATGTTCTGCTGGTTCATTATCTGAGGATTCATCATCTCCTGATCGTAGTACTGCTGCTCAGTCGGATACTGATTATAAACGCCATTGTCAAACCCCTGTCCCTGCTGCATTTCGACACCGGGAAGACCATTGCTGTTTCCCTGATATCGGGAATTCTGGTTCATCCAGGGAGCTGGCGAAGGCACACCACTTGGCTGATTCGCCTGAGGAATCGGTCCATACTGCGGTGTTGCTGGTGAAGGATTGTAGACGTTGAATCCAACAGGTGTTGGTTCGCCAACATGATTTCCGTAAGGAGCCAGCTGATACACTTCGTTATCGGGAGCCCCTTCGGTCATCGCATAGCGATAAAGTTCAGGATCGTTCGGGTGTGTGACATTGAAGCCGGGAACCGGAGGAACTTCATCAGGATCCATCGCCCGGACAAGTTCTGGAGTGACCAGAACAATCAGTTCCAGTTCATCTTCGTTCGCCCGCTTACTGTTGAACAACAAAGGTCCAATCAGTGGGATTTCCCCGAGGTAGGGAATTCGAGTCACTTCCGTACTTTGCTGACGTGAAAGCAATCCGCCCAGAACAATGGTTTGTCCTTCTCTCAGTTCAACCGTTGTATTCACTCGACGAGAACTCAAACCTGGAATACCACCAACGGTGGCATTCGGATCGATCTTTGAAAACTCGGGAGAGATGCGTAAGCGAAACAGATCTCCATCGACAACAGTTGGAACTACAACCATCGATGTACCGAAGCCTCGGAACTGAGTCGTTTGACCTTGTGCTCCGCCAATACCAACTACCGTAGGCACAGCAAATTCACCCCCAGCCAGAAAAGTTGCGGGGTGTCCACTTAAGGTTGTCAATGAAGGACGCGAAAGAATTTTCGCGGTTCCGTTTGAAGCCAGCGCGCTGATTAAGACACTGACATCGCCATTGCTGAAAATACCTGTCAAAGTAGGCACACCGCCGGAAATGGCAGAGGTGAGGGCTGTACTGCCATCATTAATCAACACGTTAATGTTGACTCCCATACGTCGTAACTGAGAGCGGTTCAACTCGGCAATCGTAACGTGCAACATGACCTGGAATTCTCCGGGCACCTGCAACATATTGACAATAAAACTTGAAAACAGGTTGTCGTTATCTCGACCTGCTGGACCACCTCGATCTCCAAAATCATCTCCCCGACCACCGGCTCCGCCCGGCCCGCCGAGTCCACCGTAATCGTCGATGAATTCACCGCGAA from Rubinisphaera italica includes the following:
- a CDS encoding pilus assembly protein N-terminal domain-containing protein; translation: MADSSRYIGQLTSRLRVMELALCGLILSCTAVSFGQSAPQPGLDARIISMPKVERKLEIIQNRSQLIKTRKRVTRMAIADPTVIDIAPFEDNEFAIIGAALGTTTLTLWFEGDDNPLIYEITTIRDPNIEEQVRIDYGKLERKLAILFPNSKVYLIPLHEKLVVKGEARDAAEAARILQIIRGEFIDDYGGLGGPGGAGGRGDDFGDRGGPAGRDNDNLFSSFIVNMLQVPGEFQVMLHVTIAELNRSQLRRMGVNINVLINDGSTALTSAISGGVPTLTGIFSNGDVSVLISALASNGTAKILSRPSLTTLSGHPATFLAGGEFAVPTVVGIGGAQGQTTQFRGFGTSMVVVPTVVDGDLFRLRISPEFSKIDPNATVGGIPGLSSRRVNTTVELREGQTIVLGGLLSRQQSTEVTRIPYLGEIPLIGPLLFNSKRANEDELELIVLVTPELVRAMDPDEVPPVPGFNVTHPNDPELYRYAMTEGAPDNEVYQLAPYGNHVGEPTPVGFNVYNPSPATPQYGPIPQANQPSGVPSPAPWMNQNSRYQGNSNGLPGVEMQQGQGFDNGVYNQYPTEQQYYDQEMMNPQIMNQQNMYQQQMYQPQGNQGMMNPQPRMAPPTQNYPSHPIQGYQNNSQMLQSPNPMMPVPDAGAQSYRGGNPTAAMMNPAGTPNYNTQMFNQQYAAPVSNTRYIQTPQYQQR
- a CDS encoding M28 family metallopeptidase: MKQNILYSFRVLVLITLCVTEQVFAQAGEETPVPVPVACVRRHIETLASDEFAGRSGASALMAAEYVTDQFEKLKLQPVFAEESFLQVIPGPVDEAGNSTTAGWNVTARWTPAGAQFPNEYLIVAAHHDHLGSRKSGIYYGADDNASGVAMVVEVAKSLIRSDIKLDRSVLFVSFDLEEHLLFGSRWWTAHPPVPLEDIKFVIVADMLGRSLGDLPIDSVFLCGAEHGSGVRKTVSKIPFADTVQPVLLSDDFVGLRSDYGPFRDRKIPFLFASTGQSRDYHTMVDTADKIDFEQVAAISTGLARLIVAIGNQQKAPEWIESPEIDPSEVKAILEICRQIDEHAVEWELTAIQKFFVDQTRSRAERILSQKTITPEDQRWLTRTTQMLLFTVF
- a CDS encoding UbiD family decarboxylase, with product MANRSLAACLNDLKRGQHLLEIDVPIDPHLQMAEIQRRVYQAQGPALLFKNVTGCRFPMVGNLFGTMDRTRYLFRHTLENVRQLVALKIDPNAGFKAPLKSLKALPTAIRMLPRKVRRGPILKHQIQIEDLPQLVSWPKDGGAFVTLPQVYSEDVAKPGLMGSNLGMYRVQLSGNEYEPNRQIGLHYQIHRSIGVHHSHALAEGKPFRVNIFVGGHPAMTLAAVMPLPEGMSELMFGGALAGHRIPMITSPNRAGIYAEADFCIVGTIDPERQLPEGPFGDHLGYYSLQHEFPVLNVEAVYHRPGAIWPFTVVGRPPQEDTAFGEIIHEITGPIIPTVIAGVHEIHAVDAAGVHPLLLAIGSERYVPYAKERRPQELLTCANAILGQGQLSLAKYLIIAAHEDDPSLNCHDISKFLQHVLQRADWTRDLHFQTRTTIDTLDYSGSGFNEGSKLVIAAAGAPKFELQAELTGALNLPHEILSAQLVMPGVLAVSGLDYQSDQESRGIQPLLDLPVTHPVNKFRLVIVVDDAEFAAATLNNFLWTTFTRSNPAADIFGIGAFTDQKHWGCEGALIIDARVKPHHAPPLIEDPEVTRSVDALAAKRGPLHGIIS
- a CDS encoding serine/threonine protein kinase is translated as MSAQLHISDCAQQVRLLKQLRRFELLDENRIRELEKELLFNDVPQTVCLKQLVGSRELTSYQINKLLQEEADQLVLGNYLLKKPLGAGGMGEVYLAEHRRMQREVALKVLAPKFVQDEEMRLRFQREIQAIGRLSHPNIVTAFDADESDGSYFLVMEYVAGADLAALVQKNGAMSVSQVMNCILHAAHGLDYAHREGVIHRDIKPQNLLLTRAGQLKILDLGLARLDQKSMPQESLTETGSMMGTVDFMAPEQAMNAHMADARSDIYSLGCTLFYLLTGTTMYSETTLVEKLFAHRDQPIPDLPMETGHPLNAIYQKMVAKNPEDRFQSMHEVVEKIELLIKNQQNSETVLFPGVFQDSDFEPIDRSNNRRQNLKSTRVDHAAKETVKGKASMESTVLIPMLLTYDMSSRNPLGENADLDSNSKLSWLKAGLIGLVMLLVYAGMTGRFFAGREGSPKELPAVMGHVETDRASSADREAIGNGASADFNSRRLGCFNSGK
- a CDS encoding 2-phosphosulfolactate phosphatase, with product MAIDPTTQTRQLTTYLLPDLIPANQKMEGSAVVIDILRASSTICMALESGASAVIPCEHIETAQLTRKDFDDETVLMGGERQGVKIEGFDLGNSPRDYTKDVVGNRTLIFSTTNGTRALHRCQTAERVAIGCFLNRSPIVNWLQQDAGPIHMVCAGTDGKITLEDCLFAGAVAEGLISRGEQLDMNDATRLCLNLYHMSIQHSEGILLRLLESQGGQNLQHLSMQEDVAFCAQVDVLENVPVWDSGLNRINND
- a CDS encoding site-2 protease family protein, translating into MPEQPDPQSRTQVEEILIFPDGRTVKVSGGGTSPPTQRPQFRNSGPTRKQYLWSLGLFLVTCYTTWSVGDSRYSDGFGYMIPVMAILLAHEMGHYIASLIYRVPATPPFFIPMPYSPLGTFGAVIVKQGGREDRKALFDIAIAGPLAGLVLAIPVCIYGAATAQAVPVDQIRSDEFQFIAPPLMKWIVWGVRGDWPAGMVLESAILDAGWVGIFITALNLIPIGQLDGGHILYTLLGRKAHYVAGALIAGALAYMFITGNLTFMLMLFLIIMMGPYHPPTSNDRAPLGWFRVVLGCITLPFIFIGFTPTPIVIGG